Within Eggerthella sp. YY7918, the genomic segment TCGGCGACGTTTACACCGGGCGCATCATCGGCCATTACCGAGACGCGATGCCCGTATGGGCGTTTTTGGAGGTGGTCACGTTCGGAACGGCGCTGGCCTTCTGCCTGTTCTGCTCCGAGCGATGGGACGACGCCGTCATGCGGGAGGAGCACTACATCCTCAAGGGCGTGAAGGCCGTGAGGAACTGCTGTTCCCACGGCAGCTGCATAGTCAACGGGATGGACGGCTCCAACGAGTGCGATTACGCGCTTTCCAGCCTGGTCTACGATTGGCTCGCCGAGAAAGGCGTCGGCAACAGCAAGACGCGCCGCGCCAAGTTAAGGAACCGTCGTATGCAGCAGCTCCTCGAGACGCTCGTGATGTTCGACCGATTGGGAGGGCCGGCGCTCTGTCCCCGTTCGACGGCGCTGCTGGAAGGGCTGCGCGCGAGTCTTCTCGGCACGTGCGAGAGCTACGGCGTCCAGAACGGGTTCGTGTCGTACCTGAGGTTTCTGGCGAATCTCATTGACAAGGCGCTCGGCTGATGGCACCATAACCTCAGATTCAAAAACCTTCGGGTTTTGTATGGGCCAATCCCGCTGGGATTGGCTCTAGTTTTTTGGGCTTGGTTGGCTCTCACGTCGCTTCAACTGCGTCTTCCGAACCGACGTCCGGCAGATCGCCCTCGTTTGCCCGACGGCGGAGCTCGGTTTGGCGGTGACTTCCATGAACACAAAAGGGCCGAAAAAGAAGAAGCAGCATTACGTTCCGAAGTTCTACTTGCGTGGGTTTTGCGGGAGCGGCGACACGGTGTTCGCGCTAGATAAGGAGTCGGGGGGAATATTTACACCCTCGGTTGGCGATTTCTGTGCGGAGAGGTACCTGTACGAAT encodes:
- a CDS encoding Abi family protein, with protein sequence MAGMVNPSETYTAWSIGEGAHEVTGLKPMLNPEEQVALLKAKGVSFERCGEEQAADALARRGTFVHLASCRRLFQKHASGDDRGKYVRLDFADLLALDALDDELRKAFLAVSQDVERLAKTSMVTRASRLDDEDGYGIVADFMRAQQRRYRSYIERDLSSRMSAGIVGDVYTGRIIGHYRDAMPVWAFLEVVTFGTALAFCLFCSERWDDAVMREEHYILKGVKAVRNCCSHGSCIVNGMDGSNECDYALSSLVYDWLAEKGVGNSKTRRAKLRNRRMQQLLETLVMFDRLGGPALCPRSTALLEGLRASLLGTCESYGVQNGFVSYLRFLANLIDKALG